The Roseococcus microcysteis genome contains a region encoding:
- a CDS encoding Bug family tripartite tricarboxylate transporter substrate binding protein — protein MPSRRSILAAGTLLAAPALLPVSARAQGWTPSRAVRIIVPFTAGGATDAAARIMAERLSAVIGGSFVVENRAGAGGNVGADAVAKAEPDGHTLLMATIGTASINQFLYPNMPFNSRTDFASIAMVMGVANGIIVHPGVQAADFPALMALARSQPGRLTYATPGNGTSGHMSGEYMKFRAQVDITHVPYRGTGTILPDLMAGRVTMAVDNLPAYLGAIRDGRLKILAVTSAQRWFAVPEVPTVAESGIPGFQAIPWFGLQAPARTPAPALNRLREAVAGILADTSVQGRIRELGAEPMPLIGADFDRFIAEENDKWREVIRAANISLG, from the coding sequence ATGCCGTCACGCCGTTCGATTCTCGCCGCGGGCACGCTGCTCGCCGCCCCCGCCCTGCTGCCCGTCTCCGCGCGCGCCCAGGGCTGGACGCCCTCCCGCGCCGTGCGGATCATCGTGCCCTTCACCGCGGGTGGCGCCACCGACGCCGCGGCCCGCATCATGGCCGAGCGGCTGAGCGCGGTCATCGGCGGCTCCTTCGTGGTCGAGAACCGTGCCGGCGCCGGCGGCAATGTGGGCGCGGACGCGGTGGCCAAGGCCGAGCCCGATGGCCACACCCTGCTGATGGCCACGATCGGCACGGCCAGCATCAACCAGTTCCTCTACCCGAACATGCCGTTCAACTCGCGCACCGACTTCGCCTCGATCGCGATGGTGATGGGCGTGGCCAATGGCATCATCGTCCATCCGGGCGTGCAGGCCGCCGACTTCCCGGCGCTGATGGCCCTGGCCCGCAGCCAGCCCGGCCGCCTGACCTATGCGACGCCGGGCAACGGCACCTCCGGCCACATGTCGGGCGAGTACATGAAGTTCCGCGCCCAGGTGGACATCACCCATGTGCCGTATCGCGGCACGGGCACCATCCTGCCCGATTTGATGGCCGGCCGCGTGACCATGGCGGTGGACAACCTGCCCGCCTATCTGGGCGCCATCCGTGACGGGCGGCTCAAGATCCTCGCGGTGACGAGCGCGCAGCGCTGGTTCGCCGTGCCGGAGGTGCCGACGGTGGCCGAGAGCGGCATCCCGGGCTTCCAGGCCATTCCCTGGTTCGGCCTGCAGGCGCCGGCCCGCACCCCCGCCCCCGCGCTGAACCGCCTGCGCGAGGCGGTGGCGGGCATCCTGGCCGACACCTCCGTCCAGGGCCGCATCCGCGAACTGGGCGCCGAGCCCATGCCGCTGATCGGCGCCGATTTCGACCGCTTCATCGCGGAAGAGAACGACAAGTGGCGCGAGGTGATCCGCGCCGCCAACATCAGCCTGGGCTGA
- a CDS encoding tripartite tricarboxylate transporter substrate binding protein, whose product MKRFCALILALGLALPAAAQDYPSRPVQMIIPFPAGGNTDLMARALQQEMSRILGGTVVAVNRGGAAGTIGNREVHRAAPDGHTIGLSPNNALTTQPHLQPGTYAVDQFRYICGVYENPYVVVLARNAPFRDFAGMIAHARTGPEALVYGGPGQGSTPHLVMAQLLQRAGVTGLFVPYQGSGPMAQAALAGDIMVFAEAATIPATTGLGILAAIDHQRMPSLPDVPSVAELGVPMRGSTYGGLIAPAGLPDAIAQRLEQACQTAVNSEPFQAAARRLNAEPAFTPGAAFRTRLTEESQANQELMRTLGIGR is encoded by the coding sequence ATGAAACGCTTTTGCGCGCTGATCCTGGCGCTTGGCCTCGCCCTGCCGGCCGCGGCGCAGGACTATCCCAGCCGCCCCGTGCAGATGATCATCCCCTTCCCCGCCGGCGGGAACACGGACCTGATGGCCCGCGCCCTGCAGCAGGAGATGTCGCGCATCCTGGGCGGCACCGTGGTGGCCGTGAACCGCGGCGGCGCCGCCGGCACCATCGGCAACCGCGAGGTGCATCGCGCGGCCCCCGATGGTCACACCATCGGCCTCTCACCCAACAACGCGCTGACCACCCAGCCGCACCTCCAGCCCGGCACCTATGCCGTGGACCAGTTCCGCTACATCTGCGGCGTCTATGAGAACCCCTATGTCGTGGTCCTCGCCCGCAACGCGCCTTTCCGCGACTTCGCGGGGATGATCGCGCATGCCCGCACCGGCCCCGAGGCGCTGGTCTATGGCGGGCCAGGCCAGGGCAGCACGCCGCACCTCGTCATGGCGCAGCTTCTGCAACGCGCGGGCGTGACGGGCCTCTTCGTGCCCTATCAAGGCTCGGGCCCCATGGCGCAGGCCGCACTGGCCGGCGACATCATGGTCTTCGCCGAGGCCGCCACCATCCCGGCCACCACGGGCCTCGGCATCCTCGCCGCCATCGACCACCAGCGCATGCCGAGCCTGCCGGACGTGCCCTCGGTCGCGGAACTCGGCGTGCCCATGCGCGGCTCGACCTATGGCGGCCTCATCGCCCCGGCCGGGCTGCCCGACGCCATCGCCCAGCGCCTGGAACAGGCCTGCCAGACGGCGGTGAACAGCGAGCCCTTCCAGGCCGCCGCACGCCGCCTCAACGCCGAACCCGCCTTCACCCCGGGCGCCGCCTTCCGCACCCGCCTCACGGAAGAAAGCCAGGCCAACCAGGAACTGATGCGGACGCTCGGCATCGGGCGGTAA
- a CDS encoding M20/M25/M40 family metallo-hydrolase, which yields MEAKLDLPFDADKMLNGLRRWVECESPTHDAAAVNRMMAMAGRHLALMGATVETIPGRKGFGDCVRARFPHTSTEKGILVLAHLDTVHPVGTLAEGLPFKRVGDKAYGPGIQDMKGGTYLAVEAIGQLIKAGIPTSKPVTVLLTSDEEVGSPSTRDLIEAEAARHSVVLVPEPARPDGGVVTGRYAIARFNLRTTGRPSHAGARLGEGRSAIREMCKQIIAIEEMTTEACTFSVGVIHGGQWVNCVATHCDAEALSMAKRQEDLDAAVERMLSLKPTGNEVKLDVTRGVTRPVWEPDDKVLALHAKAEALAKRLGFALPHESSGGGSDGNFTGAMGIPTLDGLGIQGALAHTLQEHVQISSMVPRAKLFAGLLQSV from the coding sequence ATGGAAGCCAAGCTCGACCTGCCCTTCGACGCGGACAAGATGCTGAACGGCCTGCGCCGCTGGGTGGAGTGCGAAAGCCCCACCCATGACGCCGCGGCGGTGAACCGCATGATGGCGATGGCGGGCCGCCACCTGGCACTGATGGGCGCGACCGTCGAGACCATCCCGGGCCGGAAGGGGTTTGGCGACTGCGTGCGCGCCCGGTTTCCGCACACCAGCACCGAGAAGGGCATCCTGGTCCTGGCGCATCTCGACACGGTGCATCCGGTGGGCACCCTGGCCGAGGGGCTGCCCTTCAAGCGCGTGGGCGACAAGGCCTATGGCCCCGGCATCCAGGACATGAAGGGCGGCACCTATCTGGCGGTGGAGGCCATCGGCCAGCTCATCAAGGCCGGCATCCCCACCTCCAAGCCCGTGACCGTGCTGCTGACCAGCGACGAGGAGGTGGGCAGCCCCTCCACGCGTGACCTGATCGAGGCCGAGGCCGCGCGGCACAGCGTGGTGCTGGTGCCGGAGCCCGCGCGCCCCGATGGCGGCGTGGTCACCGGCCGCTATGCCATCGCGCGCTTCAACCTGCGGACCACGGGCCGGCCCTCCCATGCGGGCGCGCGGCTGGGCGAGGGTCGCAGCGCCATCCGGGAGATGTGCAAGCAGATCATCGCCATCGAGGAGATGACGACCGAGGCCTGCACCTTCTCGGTCGGCGTCATCCATGGCGGGCAGTGGGTGAACTGCGTCGCCACCCATTGCGACGCCGAGGCGCTTTCCATGGCCAAGCGCCAGGAGGATCTGGACGCTGCGGTGGAGCGGATGCTGTCGCTCAAGCCCACGGGCAATGAGGTGAAGCTCGATGTCACGCGCGGCGTGACGCGGCCGGTGTGGGAGCCGGACGACAAGGTGCTGGCGCTGCACGCCAAGGCGGAAGCACTGGCGAAGCGGCTGGGCTTCGCTTTGCCGCATGAAAGCTCGGGCGGCGGGTCGGATGGCAATTTCACGGGGGCCATGGGCATCCCCACGCTGGACGGCCTCGGCATCCAGGGGGCGCTCGCGCATACCTTGCAGGAGCATGTGCAGATCAGCTCCATGGTGCCGCGGGCCAAGCTCTTCGCGGGGCTGCTGCAGAGCGTCTGA
- a CDS encoding aspartate/glutamate racemase family protein produces MRLLIANANTTEAITQRCADAARAAAAPGTEIIPATPRFGPEVISTRAENIIAGHALLELLAQHAGAVEGVLLAVSHDTALEAARQLMPCPVVGMTEAALFGACFLGARFGLVTFGGVETYRERIAAHGLTSRCASLVGLDVTPQDSLRDPDGVARQVLGGIQRAVAEGADAVIMGGAALAGFGPQLQPQAPVPLLDGIACGVKFLEALVALNPPKPSQGSLAPPRGRASTNLDPKLAALLRG; encoded by the coding sequence ATGCGCCTGCTCATCGCCAACGCCAACACCACCGAGGCCATCACGCAGCGCTGCGCGGACGCCGCGCGCGCCGCCGCCGCGCCCGGCACCGAGATCATTCCCGCCACGCCGCGCTTCGGCCCCGAGGTCATCTCCACCCGCGCGGAGAACATCATCGCGGGGCATGCGCTGCTGGAATTGCTGGCCCAGCATGCGGGCGCGGTGGAGGGCGTCCTTCTCGCCGTCAGCCACGACACGGCGCTGGAGGCCGCGCGCCAGCTCATGCCCTGCCCGGTGGTCGGCATGACCGAGGCCGCGCTGTTCGGCGCCTGCTTCCTCGGCGCGCGCTTCGGCCTGGTCACCTTCGGGGGCGTCGAGACCTATCGCGAACGTATCGCCGCGCACGGCCTGACCTCGCGCTGCGCCTCCCTGGTCGGGCTCGACGTGACGCCCCAGGACAGCCTGCGCGACCCCGATGGCGTGGCCCGGCAGGTGTTGGGCGGCATCCAGCGCGCCGTTGCCGAGGGCGCGGACGCGGTCATCATGGGCGGCGCAGCCCTGGCCGGCTTCGGCCCCCAACTCCAGCCGCAAGCCCCGGTGCCCCTGCTGGACGGCATCGCCTGCGGGGTGAAATTCCTGGAAGCCCTGGTCGCCCTGAACCCGCCCAAGCCCAGCCAGGGCAGCCTCGCCCCCCCGCGCGGCAGAGCCAGCACCAACCTGGACCCGAAGCTGGCCGCGCTGCTTCGGGGGTAG
- a CDS encoding M81 family metallopeptidase: MPRIAAARLWFEGNSFSPVPTPLSAFQGREWVAGEEALQRYRGTATEIGALDAFVAARPHWDLTLLRCASAQPGGPMTQDAFDTWLDEVERPLARGSFDGIYLSLHGACVTEQDPEADLTILRRIRAAIGPHARLTASFDFHGNASPRMVGLLDGASVYRTYPHIDMDAAARRALTMLERALDGETFHGALVKRPMVLHSFHMRHEAGPMAEVWAEAAAAEGGVIQDASLFGGFAWGDSPWAGPSAMVWAREHGAARALARDLADSIAARQPRFAVTLASPEVALREALAAPPGVVALLDPADNPLSGGVADTPGLLRTLVEAALEVETVFCFLHDPGAVRAAQVAGRGGAFNRPLGGQATTDFGPPVPFEGVVEVLTAGQFLNTGPMEHGAPVDFGPTAVVRRGHLRVVLTTRKEAVVDPAFFALHGIDLGGVRLLANKAKNHFRAAFAGRCSAIIECDAPGPAALDLARLPFRHVPEEWRAG, encoded by the coding sequence ATGCCGCGAATCGCCGCCGCCCGCCTCTGGTTCGAAGGGAACAGCTTCTCTCCTGTTCCCACGCCGCTCTCGGCCTTCCAGGGCCGCGAATGGGTGGCCGGCGAAGAGGCCTTGCAGCGCTATCGCGGCACCGCGACCGAGATCGGCGCGCTGGACGCCTTCGTGGCCGCCCGCCCGCATTGGGACCTGACATTGCTGCGCTGCGCCTCGGCCCAGCCCGGCGGGCCCATGACGCAGGACGCCTTCGACACCTGGCTGGACGAGGTGGAACGACCCCTGGCGCGGGGCAGCTTCGACGGCATCTATCTCTCCCTCCACGGCGCCTGCGTGACCGAGCAGGACCCCGAGGCGGACCTCACCATCCTGCGCCGCATCCGCGCGGCCATCGGGCCCCATGCCAGGCTGACGGCCAGCTTCGACTTCCACGGCAATGCCTCGCCACGGATGGTGGGGCTGCTGGACGGAGCCTCGGTCTATCGCACCTATCCGCACATCGACATGGACGCGGCCGCCCGGCGCGCGCTGACCATGCTGGAGCGCGCGCTGGACGGCGAGACCTTCCACGGCGCGCTGGTGAAGCGACCCATGGTGCTGCACAGCTTCCACATGCGCCACGAGGCCGGCCCCATGGCCGAGGTCTGGGCGGAGGCCGCGGCGGCCGAGGGCGGCGTGATCCAGGACGCCTCGCTCTTTGGCGGCTTCGCCTGGGGGGACAGCCCCTGGGCCGGGCCCTCGGCCATGGTCTGGGCGCGCGAGCATGGCGCGGCACGGGCGCTGGCCCGGGACCTGGCGGATTCCATCGCCGCGCGCCAGCCCCGTTTCGCCGTGACCCTTGCCTCTCCCGAGGTGGCGCTGCGCGAGGCGCTGGCCGCACCTCCCGGCGTGGTCGCGCTGCTGGACCCGGCCGATAACCCGCTCTCGGGCGGGGTGGCGGACACGCCGGGCCTGCTGCGCACCCTGGTCGAGGCGGCGCTGGAGGTCGAGACGGTGTTCTGCTTCCTGCACGACCCCGGGGCCGTGCGCGCGGCGCAGGTGGCCGGGCGGGGCGGCGCCTTCAACCGCCCCCTCGGCGGCCAGGCCACGACGGATTTCGGCCCGCCCGTGCCCTTCGAGGGCGTGGTGGAGGTGCTGACGGCGGGGCAATTCCTCAACACAGGCCCCATGGAACATGGAGCGCCGGTGGATTTCGGCCCGACGGCCGTGGTGCGGCGCGGCCATCTGCGCGTGGTGCTGACCACCCGCAAGGAGGCGGTGGTGGACCCCGCCTTCTTCGCCCTGCACGGGATTGACCTGGGCGGCGTGCGGCTGCTGGCCAACAAGGCCAAGAACCACTTCCGCGCCGCCTTCGCCGGGCGGTGCAGCGCCATCATCGAATGCGACGCGCCGGGGCCCGCGGCACTCGACCTGGCGCGCCTGCCCTTCCGGCATGTGCCGGAAGAGTGGCGAGCAGGCTAG
- a CDS encoding tripartite tricarboxylate transporter substrate binding protein, with product MPHPIARRHLLAGAATLPLAVPLAAPALAQAQWSPNRPIRLVVGFPPGGTTDIAARIIADPLSQRLGQPVIIENRAGAGGNVGADAVAKAEPDGYTLLMQTVSSGAINYQLYGARMPYKPEDFAGVSLVVRVPNAIFVHPSVRANTLAELIELARANPGRMNIGSSGIGTSLHMTGELLKLATGIDLVHVPFRGAGPMLAECVAGRIEVAVDNLPSVIGHFRDGRLRPLAVTTATRSPQLPEVPTTAEAGQPSVEATAWFGVMAPARAPRPAIERVGREIEAVLANPAIWARMAELGGMRADLVEGGGSTPATFDQFVRAEVEKWTEVVRRSGATVS from the coding sequence ATGCCCCATCCGATCGCACGCCGCCACCTGCTGGCCGGCGCCGCCACCCTGCCGCTTGCCGTCCCCCTGGCCGCCCCCGCGCTGGCGCAGGCGCAATGGTCGCCCAACCGGCCCATCCGCCTCGTCGTCGGCTTCCCGCCGGGCGGCACCACCGACATCGCGGCCCGCATCATCGCCGACCCGCTGAGCCAGCGCCTGGGCCAGCCGGTCATCATCGAGAACCGCGCCGGCGCCGGCGGCAATGTGGGGGCGGATGCCGTCGCGAAGGCCGAGCCCGACGGCTACACGCTGCTGATGCAGACGGTCAGTTCCGGGGCCATCAACTACCAGCTCTATGGCGCGCGGATGCCCTACAAGCCCGAGGATTTCGCGGGCGTCTCGCTGGTGGTGCGGGTGCCCAACGCCATCTTCGTGCATCCTTCGGTGCGGGCGAACACGCTGGCGGAACTGATCGAGCTGGCGCGCGCCAATCCGGGGCGCATGAACATCGGCAGCTCGGGCATCGGCACCTCGCTGCACATGACGGGCGAATTGCTGAAGCTGGCCACGGGCATTGACCTCGTCCACGTCCCCTTCCGCGGCGCGGGCCCCATGCTGGCCGAATGCGTGGCCGGGCGCATCGAGGTGGCGGTGGACAACCTGCCCTCCGTCATCGGGCATTTCCGCGATGGCCGCCTGCGGCCGCTGGCCGTCACCACCGCCACCCGCTCGCCCCAGCTGCCCGAGGTGCCGACCACGGCCGAGGCCGGCCAGCCCAGCGTCGAGGCGACGGCCTGGTTCGGCGTGATGGCGCCGGCCCGCGCCCCGCGCCCCGCGATCGAGCGCGTGGGCCGGGAGATCGAGGCGGTGCTCGCCAACCCCGCCATCTGGGCCCGCATGGCCGAGCTGGGCGGGATGCGGGCGGACCTGGTGGAAGGCGGTGGCTCGACGCCCGCCACCTTCGACCAGTTCGTGCGGGCCGAGGTCGAGAAATGGACCGAGGTGGTGCGGCGTTCGGGCGCCACCGTTTCATAA
- a CDS encoding YbaN family protein gives MVVLRPSLTRKLLGFGALFLGVIGLILPIMPGWIFLALAVWMLRDQYVWAARGVDKIRARWPQAIPAIEERERRALAWYARRSRPIRRMFRRA, from the coding sequence ATGGTCGTGCTTCGCCCTTCCCTGACCCGCAAGCTGCTGGGCTTCGGCGCCCTGTTCCTGGGCGTGATCGGGCTGATCCTGCCCATCATGCCGGGCTGGATCTTCCTGGCCCTCGCCGTGTGGATGCTGCGCGACCAGTATGTCTGGGCGGCGCGCGGCGTGGACAAGATCCGCGCGCGCTGGCCCCAGGCCATTCCCGCCATCGAGGAGCGCGAGCGCCGGGCGCTGGCCTGGTATGCCAGGCGCAGCCGGCCGATCCGGCGCATGTTCCGCCGGGCCTGA
- a CDS encoding glucan ABC transporter ATP-binding protein/ permease: MAFLRLYARVLGLLAPDRRLALGLAAAAVALAGLQFLEPVLFGRVIDLLARSERMAESAVWAEAFTLLAIWAAVGLTAIAANVAVSLLADRMAHRNRLAMMSRYFRHVLALPLSYHGDVQSGRLLKIMVVGCDNLFGLWLGFFREHLITFVGAMVLLPLTLMLNWRLGLLLIALVVVFTVLTAFVIRKTQVAQMAVEGFHTRMAGSAQDALSNVMVVQSFTRLNMEARQFGQISRQVLDHQFPVLNWWALVHVLTRAASTITVILIFILGTLLHLRGQASVGEIVSFMGFATLLVARLEAAVAFVSYMLFQAPAMAEFLAVLDAENSVPDRADAREMGRAEGRVAFEGVDFAYPNSGQVLHGLDFVAAPGQTIALVGATGAGKTTSMQLLQRLWDPTGGRITLDGVDLRDIRQDSLRANIGVVFQESMLFNRTIRENLLVGRPDATQEEIERACRMAEAHDFITRQPKGYDTLVGERGASLSGGQRQRLAIARALLKDPPVLILDEATSALDAATEARVQKALRALMAGRTTFIIAHRLSTVREADEILVFDQGRIMERGSFQQLVAAEGRFAELVRTQLTGVA; the protein is encoded by the coding sequence ATGGCGTTCCTGAGGCTCTATGCCCGCGTTCTGGGCCTGCTCGCGCCCGACCGTCGCCTGGCCCTTGGGCTGGCGGCGGCGGCGGTCGCGCTGGCCGGGCTGCAATTCCTGGAGCCGGTGCTCTTCGGCCGCGTCATTGACCTGCTGGCGCGCTCCGAACGCATGGCGGAAAGCGCGGTCTGGGCCGAGGCCTTCACCCTGCTGGCCATCTGGGCCGCGGTGGGGCTGACGGCCATCGCGGCCAATGTCGCCGTCTCGTTGCTGGCCGACCGCATGGCGCACCGCAACCGGCTGGCCATGATGTCGCGCTACTTCCGGCACGTGCTCGCGCTGCCGCTCTCCTATCATGGCGATGTGCAGTCGGGCCGGCTGCTCAAGATCATGGTGGTGGGGTGCGACAACCTGTTCGGCCTCTGGCTCGGCTTCTTCCGCGAGCACCTGATCACCTTCGTGGGCGCCATGGTGCTGCTGCCGCTGACGCTGATGCTGAACTGGCGGCTCGGTTTGCTGCTGATCGCGCTGGTGGTGGTGTTCACCGTGCTGACCGCCTTCGTCATCCGCAAGACGCAGGTGGCGCAGATGGCGGTGGAGGGCTTCCACACGCGCATGGCCGGCTCGGCGCAGGATGCGCTGTCCAACGTGATGGTCGTGCAGTCCTTCACGCGGCTGAACATGGAGGCGCGGCAGTTCGGCCAGATCAGCCGACAGGTGCTGGACCATCAGTTCCCCGTGCTGAACTGGTGGGCGCTGGTGCATGTGCTGACGCGCGCGGCCAGCACCATCACCGTCATCCTCATCTTCATCCTGGGCACGCTGCTGCACCTGCGCGGCCAGGCCAGCGTGGGCGAGATCGTCAGCTTCATGGGCTTCGCCACCTTGCTGGTGGCGCGGCTGGAGGCGGCCGTCGCCTTCGTCTCCTACATGCTGTTCCAGGCGCCGGCGATGGCGGAATTCCTGGCGGTGCTGGACGCGGAGAACTCCGTCCCCGACCGCGCCGATGCGCGGGAGATGGGCCGCGCCGAGGGTCGCGTGGCCTTCGAGGGCGTGGACTTCGCCTACCCCAATTCGGGCCAGGTGCTGCACGGGCTCGACTTCGTGGCGGCCCCTGGCCAGACCATCGCGCTGGTGGGGGCCACGGGCGCGGGCAAGACCACCTCGATGCAGCTGCTCCAGCGGCTTTGGGACCCCACGGGCGGGCGCATCACGCTGGACGGCGTGGATCTGCGTGACATCCGGCAGGACAGTTTGCGCGCCAATATCGGCGTGGTCTTCCAGGAGAGCATGCTGTTCAACCGCACCATCCGCGAGAACCTGCTGGTGGGCCGCCCCGACGCCACGCAGGAGGAAATTGAGCGCGCCTGCCGCATGGCCGAGGCGCATGACTTCATCACCCGCCAGCCCAAGGGCTATGACACGCTGGTGGGCGAGCGGGGGGCCAGCCTCTCGGGCGGACAGCGGCAGCGCCTCGCCATCGCGCGCGCCCTGCTGAAGGACCCTCCGGTGCTGATCCTGGACGAGGCGACCAGCGCGCTGGATGCCGCCACCGAAGCCCGGGTGCAGAAGGCGCTGCGGGCGCTGATGGCGGGGCGGACCACCTTCATCATCGCCCACCGCCTCTCCACCGTGCGCGAGGCCGATGAAATCCTGGTCTTCGACCAGGGCCGCATCATGGAACGCGGCAGCTTCCAGCAGCTCGTGGCTGCCGAGGGCCGCTTCGCGGAACTGGTGCGCACGCAGCTGACGGGCGTGGCCTGA
- a CDS encoding 23S rRNA (adenine(2030)-N(6))-methyltransferase RlmJ — protein MNYRHAFHAGNFADCMKHALLVWLLRALARKPAPFHVLDSHAGIGRYSLDSEEAQRTGEWRAGIGRLMDLTEGPLADYVALVRAEGGYPGSPALAAALLREQDRLSLVELHEADHATLRTTFRRDPRVAIHRRDAWEAVRALTPFPQKRGLVLMDPPFEQPGEYERLTAAIAEVNRRARGLVQAAWYPVKGRAPVRAFHAALAETGVRDILAAELHLREPTDAARLNGCGLIVVNPPFGFEEAARDILAALHARLATGEAGGGWALTRIADE, from the coding sequence ATGAACTACCGCCACGCCTTCCACGCCGGCAATTTCGCCGACTGCATGAAGCATGCGCTGCTGGTCTGGCTGCTGCGGGCGCTGGCGCGCAAGCCCGCACCCTTCCATGTGCTGGACAGCCATGCCGGCATCGGCCGCTACAGCCTGGACAGCGAGGAAGCCCAGCGCACCGGCGAATGGCGCGCGGGCATTGGCCGGCTGATGGACCTCACCGAAGGGCCGCTGGCCGATTATGTGGCGCTGGTGCGGGCGGAGGGCGGCTATCCCGGTTCGCCCGCGCTGGCGGCCGCGCTGCTGCGCGAACAGGACCGGCTTTCGCTGGTGGAACTGCATGAGGCGGACCACGCCACGCTGCGCACCACCTTCCGCCGCGACCCGCGCGTGGCCATCCATCGCCGCGACGCCTGGGAGGCGGTGCGGGCGCTGACGCCCTTCCCCCAGAAGCGCGGCCTGGTGCTGATGGACCCGCCCTTCGAGCAGCCCGGCGAATACGAACGCCTGACCGCCGCCATCGCCGAGGTGAACCGCCGCGCCCGCGGCCTGGTGCAGGCCGCCTGGTATCCGGTGAAGGGCCGCGCGCCGGTGCGCGCCTTCCACGCCGCGCTGGCGGAGACGGGCGTGCGCGACATCCTCGCCGCCGAACTCCATCTGCGCGAACCCACCGATGCGGCGCGGCTGAACGGTTGCGGGCTGATCGTGGTGAACCCGCCCTTCGGCTTCGAGGAAGCGGCCCGCGACATCCTGGCCGCCCTGCACGCGCGGCTCGCCACCGGAGAGGCCGGGGGCGGCTGGGCGCTGACCCGCATCGCCGATGAGTGA
- a CDS encoding NAD(P)-binding domain-containing protein, producing the protein MPAPRNLAELEADVARDLELTAHPRAPWLVPRQVGGRDILDVLIIGGGQCGLAVAHALRRDKVDNILVVDRAGYGQEGPWVTYARMRALRSLKDQTGPDLKLPSLTYQAWHEASFGRDDWDRMRWIPKEFWNDYLLWFRRVTGIPVRNGVEAGPIRPIRTDCGLPALEVVTSAGMMRARKVVLATGQEGVGGWWMPPQIEALPRPFRAHTNEMIDFDALRGKVVAVLGAGASAFDNAAVALEQGAAEVHLFCRRAEPMVVQPYRWLTFAGFLRHMGEMPDEWRWRFMSYILGLREGFAQDHYDRVMKHANFHMHVGREWTGAAIQNGRVALDTPTGPFTADFLITGTGTRMDPGLCPELVHCADNIALWADRYTPPPEEANPRLAQFPYLNPDSAFLERRPGETPWIADIHLFGIGTTMSFGPAGSSINAMSISAPRVAAGVTRGLFQADLPRLYADLRAYEQKQVELDPARLVRHAAE; encoded by the coding sequence ATGCCCGCACCGCGAAACCTCGCCGAACTGGAAGCCGATGTGGCGCGGGACCTGGAGCTGACGGCCCATCCCCGCGCGCCCTGGCTGGTGCCGCGCCAGGTGGGGGGCCGAGACATCCTGGACGTGCTCATCATCGGCGGCGGGCAATGCGGGCTGGCGGTGGCCCACGCGCTGCGACGCGACAAGGTGGACAATATCCTGGTCGTGGACCGCGCGGGCTACGGCCAGGAAGGCCCCTGGGTCACCTATGCGCGGATGCGCGCCCTGCGCAGCCTGAAGGACCAGACGGGACCGGACCTCAAGCTGCCCTCGCTGACCTACCAGGCCTGGCACGAGGCGAGCTTCGGCCGCGACGACTGGGACCGCATGCGCTGGATTCCCAAGGAATTCTGGAACGACTACCTGCTGTGGTTCCGCCGCGTCACCGGCATTCCCGTCCGAAACGGCGTCGAGGCCGGCCCCATCCGCCCCATCCGCACCGATTGCGGCCTGCCAGCGCTGGAGGTCGTCACCAGCGCCGGCATGATGCGCGCGCGCAAGGTGGTGCTGGCCACGGGGCAGGAGGGTGTGGGCGGCTGGTGGATGCCGCCGCAGATCGAGGCCCTGCCCCGCCCCTTCCGCGCCCACACCAATGAGATGATCGACTTCGACGCCCTGCGCGGGAAGGTGGTGGCCGTGCTGGGGGCCGGCGCTAGCGCCTTCGACAACGCCGCCGTGGCCCTGGAGCAGGGCGCGGCCGAGGTCCACCTCTTCTGCCGCCGCGCCGAGCCCATGGTGGTGCAGCCCTATCGCTGGCTCACCTTCGCGGGCTTCCTGCGCCACATGGGCGAGATGCCCGATGAATGGCGCTGGCGCTTCATGTCCTACATCCTGGGCCTGCGCGAGGGCTTCGCGCAGGACCACTACGACCGGGTGATGAAGCACGCGAATTTCCACATGCATGTGGGCCGTGAGTGGACGGGCGCCGCCATCCAGAACGGCCGCGTGGCGCTGGACACGCCCACCGGCCCCTTCACGGCGGATTTCCTCATCACCGGCACGGGCACGCGCATGGACCCGGGCCTCTGCCCCGAACTGGTCCATTGCGCGGACAACATCGCCCTCTGGGCCGACCGCTACACGCCCCCGCCCGAGGAGGCGAACCCGCGCCTCGCGCAATTCCCCTACCTCAACCCCGACAGCGCCTTCCTCGAACGCCGCCCCGGCGAGACGCCCTGGATCGCGGACATCCACCTCTTCGGCATCGGCACGACGATGAGCTTCGGCCCGGCCGGCAGTTCCATCAACGCCATGTCCATCAGCGCGCCGCGCGTGGCCGCCGGCGTCACGCGCGGCCTGTTCCAGGCCGACCTGCCGCGCCTCTACGCCGACCTGCGCGCCTATGAGCAGAAACAGGTGGAGCTGGACCCCGCCCGCCTCGTCCGCCACGCTGCGGAGTAG